A part of Primulina eburnea isolate SZY01 chromosome 10, ASM2296580v1, whole genome shotgun sequence genomic DNA contains:
- the LOC140803294 gene encoding phosphoserine phosphatase, chloroplastic-like — protein MDNLICGRIKLYPVCSFSNGKQKSTLFPALNPSFTRGVFIRRSTSLARGWDSFTCTWSMRSPNSFSSVAASVQPLEASTVEHFENTLPSDEIVELWRNANAVCFDVDSTVCLDEGIDELAEFCGAGKAVADWTARAMSGSVPFEQALAARLSLFNPSLSQVQDFLEKRPPKLSPGIDALVRKLKDKNKDVYLVSGGFRQMINPVASILGIPLESIYANRLLFGSSGEFLGFDANEPTSRSGGKATAVEQIRKAHQYSTLVMIGDGATDLEARKPGGADLFICFGGVQLREAVAAKADWLVFNFKDLINSLD, from the exons ATGGACAACTTGATCTGTGGTCGGATAAAACTATACCCAGTTTGCTCTTTTAGTAACGGGAAACAAAAATCTACACTTTTTCCCGCATTAAATCCAAGTTTTACAAGGGGAGTTTTCATTCGTCGAAGCACTTCACTCGCTAGGGGATGGGATTCATTCACTTGCACCTGGTCAATGAGAAGTCCCAACTCCTTTAGCTCAGTTGCTGCTTCTGTTCAACCACTGGAGGCCTCAACAGTGGAGCATTTTGAGAACACATTACCCTCCGATG AGATCGTTGAGTTATGGAGAAATGCAAATGCTGTATGCTTTGATGTGGATAGCACCGTGTGCTTGGATGAGGGTATTGATGAGCTGGCAGAGTTCTGTGGAGCTGGAAAGGCTGTTGCTGATTGGACTGCCAG GGCAATGAGTGGCTCCGTTCCTTTTGAGCAGGCATTAGCTGCCAGATTGTCTCTTTTCAATCCATCACTATCTCAGGTGCAAGATTTCCTTGAGAAGAGACCTCCAAA ACTTTCTCCTGGAATTGATGCATTGGTGAGGAAGCTAAAGGACAAAAATAAAGATGTTTATCTGGTCTCTGGTGGTTTTCGGCAAATGATAAAT cCCGTTGCATCAATCCTCGGTATACCCCTTGAAAGCATATATGCCAATCGACTACTGTTTGGAAGCTCTGGTGAGTTTTTAGGATTTGATGCTAATGAGCCAACTTCAAGGAGTGGAGGGAAAGCCACTGCTGTTGAACAGATTAGAAAG GCTCACCAATACTCTACATTAGTCATGATTGGAGATGGTGCAACCGATCTAGAG GCTCGTAAACCAGGAGGTGCTGACTTGTTTATATGCTTTGGGGGAGTTCAGCTTCGAGAGGCTGTTGCGGCCAAGGCTGACTGGCTGGTGTTCAATTTCAAAGACTTGATTAACTCTTTGGACTAG
- the LOC140803295 gene encoding uncharacterized protein — protein MAFLRKAGNMMGRILSSHISQEIASSRPSIFQAIRCMSTSKLFIGGLSYGTDDMSLAEAFSKYGDVAEARVIVDRDTGKSRGFGFVTYASVDDASAAIQALDQQELHGRRIRVDYANDRARGSGGGGYQGGGYGGGYGGGNYGSGGGYNNNDGYGGNYGGGGNYGGGNYGRVGGGYGGGDGAGVDKYDGRNMSYGGDGQNFGVAGGTGGNNDSGSHFTSSGQEGFGDTFGTKQSNQFGVGDEGLGQDDPLEGNYRDDDDTPGNYADRRG, from the exons ATGGCTTTCTTGAGAAAAGCTGGGAATATGATGGGGAGAATTCTGAGTTCGCATATCAGTCAGGAAATTGCTTCTTCCAGACCATCCATCTTTCAAGCTATAAGATGCATGTCAACTTCAAAGCTCTTTATTGGAG GACTCTCGTACGGCACTGATGACATGAGTCTGGCAGAGGCGTTCAGTAAGTATGGAGATGTTGCTGAAG CTAGAGTAATTGTGGATCGTGATACTGGTAAGTCAAGAGGATTTGGCTTTGTTACTTACGCTTCCGTCGATGATGCATCTGCTGCTATCCAAGCCCTGGACCAACAG GAACTTCATGGTCGTAGGATAAGGGTGGATTATGCAAATGACAGGGCACGTGGTTCTGGTGGTGGGGGCTACCAAGGCGGTGGTTACGGTGGTGGTTATGGAGGTGGGAATTATGGTTCTGGTGGGGGTTATAATAACAATGATGGTTATGGGGGGAATTATGGTGGTGGAGGGAATTATGGTGGTGGAAATTATGGACGTGTGGGGGGCGGTTATGGTGGTGGCGATGGGGCAGGGGTCGACAAGTACGATGGTAGGAATATGAGCTATGGCGGTGATGGTCAGAACTTTGGTGTTGCTGGAGGCACTGGGGGCAATAATGATTCTGGTAGCCATTTTACTAGCTCTGGACAGGAAGGTTTTGGTGACACTTTTGGTACTAAACAAAGCAATCAATTTGGAGTTGGTGATGAAGGTTTGGGCCAAGATGACCCGTTGGAAGGAAACTACAGAGACGATGATGACACTCCTGGAAACTATGCTGATCGTAGGGGCTGA